A stretch of the Capsicum annuum cultivar UCD-10X-F1 chromosome 8, UCD10Xv1.1, whole genome shotgun sequence genome encodes the following:
- the LOC107879247 gene encoding BTB/POZ domain-containing protein At1g03010-like codes for MLSEELRFHRLNLDSFETPYIQHCILEMSISDVSSDLTIEIGSASFGLHKFPLVLRSGRTRKLLLEAKDIKVSRINLTSLPGRSDAFELTAKFCYGVNVELTISNVALLRCATRFMEMTEDISEKNLKIHTEVFLKDAVFPNISNSISVLRRCETLLPVSEEVNLVSQFINAIANNACKEKLTSDLSKLEYNFPSKPVQCVDSETPSDWWRKSLGMLNLNFFQRVLLAVKIKGPKQVIISKILINYAQNSLHGLFIKDPQLVKESLLDLDLQKRQRIIVEIIAG; via the exons ATGCTCTCCGAAGAATTAAGGTTTCATCGTTTGAATTTAGATAGCTTTGAGACTCCATACATCCAACATTGTATTCTTGAGAT GTCAATATCTGATGTTTCGAGTGATCTTACTATAGAAATCGGATCAGCTAGTTTTGGTCTTCACAAG TTCCCTCTAGTTTTGCGAAGTGGAAGAACTAGAAAGCTGCTGCTAGAGGCGAAGGATATAAAggtttcaagaatcaatcttacTAGTCTTCCTGGTAGATCTGATGCATTTGAACTTACTGCAAAGTTCTGCTATGGAGTGAACGTTGAGCTTACCATATCAAATGTGGCATTACTCAGATGTGCAACCAGGTTCATGGAAATGACAGAAGATATCTCCgagaaaaatctgaaaattcataCTGAGGTATTCCTTAAGGATGCGGTATTTCCAAACATATCCAACTCGATATCTGTTCTTCGTCGCTGTGAAACATTACTACCGGTATCTGAAGAAGTCAATCTTGTTAGCCAGTTTATAAACGCAATTGCAAACAATGCCTGTAAAGAGAAACTAACATCTGATTTGTCAAAGCTAGAGTATAATTTTCCATCCAAACCTGTTCAGTGCGTTGATTCTGAGACACCATCAGACTGGTGGAGAAAATCACTCGGGATGCTAAATCTGAATTTCTTTCAGAGAGTTCTGTTGGCAGTAAAAATAAAAGGTCCTAAACAAGTCATTATCagcaaaattttgataaattatgccCAAAATTCTCTTCACGGCTTGTTCATCAAGGACCCTCAGTTGGTTAAAGAAAGTTTATTGGATTTGGATTTGCAGAAAAGACAAAGGATCATCGTCGAAATAATAGCTGGCTAA